Proteins encoded together in one Chitinophaga sp. LS1 window:
- a CDS encoding LpqB family beta-propeller domain-containing protein: MKKLLLAFSACCMTLATYAQDNALWLRYPAISPDGKTIAFGYKGDIYRVDVNGGIAVPLTIHEAHDMMPVWSHDGKQIAFASDRNGNFDVYVMPAMGGNPVRLTYNSTADYPYDFTPDNKQVLFGSPRNAPASDIRFSVRLFNNLYTVPVTGGRSILVTSAGADNAHYSAKGDQIVFQDRKGYEDPLRKHHTSSVTRDIWVYDIKNKSYNQLSTYEGEDREPVLGANDQLYYLSEKGGISQNLFKASLTTKGEMKQLTHFDKHPVRHLSIADNSILCFSYNGEIYTLKEGQEPKKLSIQVLNDGRAAVVKHLPVNGNVTQFRMSPDGKQMAFIARGEVFVSSVENNMTRRITNTPTQERGLSWSPDGKTLVYAAERNGNWDLYKATLTRPAENYFFSATLVNEEPLVATAATEFQPVFSPDGKEVAYVEDRNILKVYNLAAKKSRTILPKGRNHSYSDEDWDFAWSPDGKYIVTEDQQGYFDVSNAAMIPADGNGKAIYPVMSGFGEEGNKFSQDGKMLLYLSNANGRRSLARQGSKEKDIYAVFLDQAAYDRFKLSKDQFNLLKDDTAATKKDTVSKTPFKPDFDNLENRKVRLTINSASISDYVLNKDASKLYYMASFEKGYDLWVTEPRTGETKILAKLGGTSGDIVLSKDGNTLFVSNRGSVVKVDATSGKITPVSISTEFNWNPASERAYIYEHAWKEVKDKFYDPKLHNVDWEMYAKNYARFLPHISDNYDFQEILSELLGELNASHTGGRYYPSAPEGDATASLGLLYDETFTGSGLKIDEVIPGGPSDKAKSKIKKGVVIEKIDGETVTPDVDWATFLNRKTGDNVLLSLYNPGSQERWEETVIPFAAGEETELMYKRWVARMQDMVDKLSDGKVGYVHVQSMNDASYRSVYDEVMGRNRGKKALIVDTRFNGGGWLHNDLNTFLSGKQYLTFAPQMEKVEGAEPLDRWTRPSCVIMSEGNYSDAFIFPYVYKQNGLGKLVGMPVAGTGTAVWWERQIDPTIIFGIPMIATIGKEGRPTENLQVEPDIRVPLKYEEEMSGKDAQLEAAVKEMLQEIK; the protein is encoded by the coding sequence ATGAAAAAATTACTGCTTGCTTTTTCAGCCTGCTGTATGACCCTGGCAACCTATGCCCAGGACAATGCACTATGGCTACGTTATCCCGCCATCTCTCCCGATGGTAAGACCATTGCATTTGGGTACAAAGGAGATATTTACAGGGTGGATGTCAATGGGGGCATTGCTGTACCGCTCACCATTCACGAAGCACACGACATGATGCCGGTATGGAGTCATGATGGTAAGCAAATCGCTTTTGCCAGCGACCGGAATGGGAACTTCGACGTATACGTAATGCCAGCCATGGGCGGCAATCCGGTACGCCTTACTTACAACAGCACTGCTGATTATCCTTACGACTTTACACCTGATAATAAACAGGTATTATTTGGTAGCCCCCGCAATGCGCCGGCTTCAGATATCCGCTTTAGTGTCAGGTTGTTCAATAACCTCTATACTGTACCCGTAACCGGTGGCCGCTCAATATTGGTGACGTCTGCGGGTGCGGACAATGCACATTATTCTGCCAAAGGTGACCAGATCGTTTTCCAGGACAGGAAAGGATACGAAGATCCTTTGCGCAAACACCACACCAGCAGCGTAACCCGCGATATATGGGTATACGATATAAAGAATAAGTCATACAACCAGCTCTCTACTTACGAAGGCGAAGACAGGGAACCTGTACTGGGTGCAAACGACCAGCTGTACTACCTGAGTGAGAAAGGCGGCATTTCACAAAACCTGTTCAAAGCTTCTTTGACCACCAAAGGTGAAATGAAACAACTGACGCATTTTGACAAACATCCTGTACGTCATTTATCCATCGCTGATAATAGCATCCTTTGCTTTTCTTACAATGGTGAAATCTACACCCTGAAAGAAGGGCAGGAGCCTAAGAAACTATCCATCCAGGTACTGAATGATGGCCGTGCAGCAGTTGTAAAACACCTGCCTGTCAATGGCAATGTCACACAGTTCAGAATGAGTCCTGATGGCAAACAGATGGCCTTCATAGCAAGGGGTGAAGTATTTGTAAGCAGCGTGGAAAATAACATGACCCGCCGTATTACGAATACGCCTACACAGGAGCGTGGCCTTAGCTGGTCACCTGATGGCAAAACACTGGTGTATGCCGCAGAGCGTAATGGCAACTGGGATCTGTACAAAGCAACCCTGACAAGACCAGCAGAAAATTATTTCTTCAGTGCAACACTGGTGAACGAAGAACCGCTGGTAGCTACTGCAGCTACAGAGTTCCAGCCGGTATTTTCTCCTGATGGAAAAGAAGTGGCTTATGTAGAAGATAGAAATATCCTGAAGGTATACAACCTTGCTGCTAAAAAGAGTCGTACCATCTTACCGAAAGGCCGCAATCATTCTTACTCTGACGAAGACTGGGATTTTGCCTGGAGCCCCGATGGTAAGTATATTGTGACCGAAGATCAGCAGGGTTATTTTGATGTAAGCAATGCAGCGATGATCCCTGCCGATGGCAATGGTAAAGCCATTTACCCTGTAATGAGCGGTTTCGGTGAAGAAGGTAATAAGTTCTCACAAGACGGCAAAATGTTGCTCTACCTGAGTAACGCTAATGGTCGTCGTTCTCTTGCCAGACAAGGTAGCAAGGAGAAAGATATTTATGCTGTGTTCTTAGATCAGGCAGCATACGATCGTTTCAAATTATCCAAAGATCAGTTCAACCTGCTGAAGGATGATACAGCTGCTACAAAAAAGGATACTGTTTCCAAAACTCCTTTCAAACCGGACTTCGACAACCTTGAAAACAGGAAAGTTCGTCTCACTATCAACAGTGCAAGTATCAGTGATTATGTGCTGAACAAAGATGCCAGCAAACTGTATTACATGGCTTCATTTGAAAAGGGATACGACCTGTGGGTAACAGAACCACGCACCGGCGAAACAAAGATCCTCGCTAAACTCGGTGGTACATCCGGTGATATCGTATTGAGCAAAGATGGTAATACCCTGTTCGTAAGCAACAGAGGTAGCGTAGTAAAAGTAGATGCCACCTCCGGTAAGATCACACCCGTAAGCATCAGTACAGAGTTCAACTGGAACCCCGCCAGCGAAAGAGCATATATCTATGAACACGCATGGAAGGAAGTGAAAGATAAATTCTACGATCCAAAACTGCATAACGTAGACTGGGAAATGTATGCAAAGAACTATGCGCGTTTCCTGCCACACATCAGCGATAACTACGACTTCCAGGAGATCCTGAGCGAACTGCTGGGAGAACTGAATGCGTCACACACAGGCGGTCGTTATTATCCATCTGCACCAGAGGGCGATGCAACAGCATCTCTTGGATTGCTGTACGACGAAACCTTTACAGGCAGCGGTCTGAAGATAGATGAGGTAATACCTGGTGGTCCTTCTGATAAAGCTAAGAGCAAGATCAAAAAAGGCGTGGTGATCGAAAAGATCGATGGCGAAACGGTTACGCCTGATGTAGACTGGGCAACTTTCCTGAACCGCAAAACAGGGGATAATGTGTTGTTAAGCTTGTACAACCCTGGTTCGCAGGAGCGTTGGGAAGAAACAGTCATCCCATTTGCAGCAGGTGAAGAAACTGAGCTGATGTACAAACGCTGGGTGGCCAGGATGCAGGATATGGTAGACAAACTGAGTGATGGCAAAGTAGGCTATGTACATGTACAGTCTATGAATGATGCCAGCTACCGTTCTGTATACGATGAAGTAATGGGCCGTAACAGAGGCAAAAAAGCCTTGATCGTAGACACCCGTTTCAATGGGGGTGGATGGTTGCACAATGACCTGAATACCTTCCTGAGTGGTAAGCAATACCTGACCTTTGCTCCGCAGATGGAAAAGGTAGAAGGTGCTGAACCGCTGGATAGATGGACACGCCCTAGCTGTGTGATCATGAGTGAAGGCAACTATAGCGATGCCTTTATCTTCCCATACGTGTACAAGCAGAATGGTTTGGGTAAACTGGTAGGTATGCCTGTAGCTGGTACAGGTACTGCTGTATGGTGGGAAAGACAGATAGACCCGACCATCATCTTTGGTATACCAATGATTGCCACAATTGGTAAAGAAGGCCGTCCTACCGAGAACTTACAGGTAGAGCCTGATATCAGGGTACCATTGAAATATGAAGAAGAAATGAGTGGCAAGGATGCTCAACTGGAAGCGGCAGTGAAAGAAATGCTGCAGGAAATAAAATAA
- a CDS encoding GNAT family N-acetyltransferase yields MLRLKRTHSDDPHFQELIIALDKDLWIRYPEVQQDYEVLDKVKNIPTVVVAYVDALPVGCACFRQFDTNTIEIKRMFVHNTHRGQGIAYAILKELETWAISEGFSRAVLETGIRQPEAIALYQKSGYTFMDKYPPYEQMENSVCLQKPLL; encoded by the coding sequence ATGCTAAGACTCAAAAGAACGCACAGTGATGATCCTCATTTTCAGGAGCTGATAATTGCCCTTGACAAAGATTTATGGATCAGGTATCCTGAAGTACAACAGGATTACGAAGTCCTCGATAAAGTTAAAAACATACCTACCGTTGTAGTCGCATATGTAGATGCGCTGCCGGTAGGTTGTGCCTGTTTTCGCCAGTTTGACACAAATACGATCGAAATCAAGCGCATGTTCGTACATAATACCCATCGTGGTCAGGGCATTGCGTACGCCATCTTAAAAGAGCTGGAAACCTGGGCCATCTCTGAGGGTTTTTCCCGTGCCGTACTGGAAACCGGCATTCGTCAGCCGGAAGCCATCGCCCTCTATCAAAAATCCGGTTATACATTCATGGATAAATACCCGCCTTACGAGCAGATGGAGAACAGTGTATGTCTGCAGAAACCCTTGCTGTAG
- a CDS encoding amino acid permease, which produces MIRKSIASLQQEAAQSGSNTLKRSLGGFNLIAIGIGVIIGAGLFSLTGIAAANNAGPAVILSFILAAVGCAFSALCYAEMASMVPVAGSAYTYAYATLGELWAWIIGWDLVLEYSVGASTVAISWSRYLVKFLGTYNIHIPPQLVASPFEKIELADHTFVHGFINLPAVLIIVAITSIIIRGTKSSALFNAIVVALKVGVVLVFIALGWKYIHPENYHPFIPANTGEFGSFGWSGILRGAGVVFFVFIGFDIVATMAQETRNPKKNMPIGILGSLIICTILFVLFGYVMTGMAHYTEFKDNPAPVAVAIAHTPYKGLFLAVIGAILIGYTSVILVDLLGQSRVFYSMSKDGLLPPVFAQLHQRFATPFKSNIVLCIFISLFAGLVPISVVGEMCSIGTLLAFVMVCLGILILRKKQPDIPRAFKTPWVPVVPVLGILTCLVMMFSLPLDTWIRLIVWLLLGFIVYFGYGKKNSKLGGYAKTQKNAQ; this is translated from the coding sequence GTGATAAGAAAATCAATTGCAAGCCTGCAACAGGAAGCTGCTCAAAGTGGCAGTAATACATTAAAACGTAGTCTCGGAGGTTTCAATCTCATTGCCATCGGTATTGGCGTGATCATCGGTGCAGGGCTCTTTTCCCTCACTGGTATTGCAGCTGCGAATAACGCTGGTCCTGCTGTTATTTTATCATTTATACTGGCGGCCGTAGGCTGTGCTTTCAGCGCACTCTGCTACGCAGAAATGGCCAGCATGGTACCCGTAGCAGGCAGTGCGTATACATACGCTTATGCTACACTCGGTGAACTTTGGGCATGGATCATAGGCTGGGACCTGGTCCTGGAATATTCAGTAGGCGCCTCTACTGTAGCCATCAGCTGGTCGCGTTATCTTGTCAAGTTTCTCGGCACTTACAATATTCATATACCTCCTCAGCTGGTCGCGTCTCCATTTGAAAAAATAGAACTGGCAGATCATACATTCGTACATGGGTTTATCAATCTGCCAGCTGTATTGATCATTGTAGCCATTACTTCTATTATCATACGAGGTACTAAAAGTTCGGCATTGTTCAATGCGATCGTAGTAGCACTGAAAGTAGGAGTGGTACTGGTATTCATTGCATTGGGATGGAAATATATTCATCCTGAAAACTATCACCCATTCATCCCTGCGAACACCGGCGAATTTGGTTCCTTTGGCTGGAGCGGTATTCTGAGAGGTGCGGGCGTAGTATTCTTTGTATTCATTGGTTTCGACATTGTCGCCACCATGGCGCAGGAAACCCGCAATCCAAAAAAGAATATGCCGATAGGGATCTTAGGTTCCCTCATCATATGTACCATACTCTTTGTATTGTTTGGTTACGTGATGACAGGTATGGCGCATTACACAGAGTTTAAAGACAACCCTGCACCCGTTGCAGTGGCCATCGCACATACACCTTATAAAGGTTTGTTCCTGGCAGTGATCGGCGCCATCCTCATAGGATATACTTCCGTGATACTGGTAGACCTGCTGGGACAATCCAGGGTATTTTATTCCATGAGTAAAGACGGGTTATTGCCACCCGTATTTGCGCAGCTGCATCAGCGTTTTGCCACACCATTCAAATCTAATATCGTACTCTGTATCTTCATCAGTCTCTTTGCAGGTCTGGTACCTATTTCAGTAGTAGGAGAGATGTGTAGCATCGGTACATTGCTGGCGTTTGTAATGGTCTGCTTAGGTATCCTTATTCTCCGCAAAAAGCAACCGGATATTCCCCGTGCATTCAAAACACCATGGGTGCCGGTAGTGCCGGTGTTAGGAATTTTGACCTGTCTGGTAATGATGTTTTCCCTGCCACTGGATACGTGGATCCGCCTCATCGTATGGTTGCTGTTAGGTTTTATCGTATACTTTGGATATGGTAAAAAGAATAGTAAATTAGGGGGCTATGCTAAGACTCAAAAGAACGCACAGTGA
- a CDS encoding AI-2E family transporter: protein MKSVKLAFYARLALILHALILSMLIMHLGKTVIIPLFFALLISFALLPVCRQLEKWGLHRGIAAAISVLLFVVLIGSFIDVLSHQVVNFTHNLPELQKRFTESLTDVRAWLFNTYHIDYQQQTDYLKRSTSGLQSTAMSSLGATFIGVAEVFILFIFFLIFTFFMLYHRRLFKRFVVALFPKEELPKVEEVLVSARSMINRYIIGLLTEMFILIILLLSTLAILGIKYALLISVMAALLNVIPYLGIYTAMAISMFITFANGEPSQALTVGIVFIVAHFLDANVILPRVVGGNVKLNPLITIIAVLTGKLIWGIPGMFLFIPLAAIIRIISEKVESLQPWAILMGEEK from the coding sequence ATGAAAAGCGTTAAACTGGCCTTCTATGCCCGCCTGGCCCTGATCTTACATGCGCTTATCCTGTCCATGCTAATTATGCATCTTGGCAAGACGGTGATTATTCCACTGTTCTTTGCCTTGCTGATCTCATTTGCTCTACTGCCTGTATGCCGGCAATTGGAAAAATGGGGATTGCATCGTGGTATTGCGGCCGCTATTTCAGTACTGCTCTTTGTGGTACTGATCGGTTCTTTTATAGATGTGCTGAGTCACCAGGTGGTGAACTTCACCCATAATCTGCCTGAACTGCAAAAGCGGTTTACGGAAAGTCTGACAGACGTCAGAGCCTGGCTTTTTAATACCTATCATATCGATTATCAACAACAAACAGACTATCTGAAGCGCTCTACCAGCGGTCTGCAGTCTACGGCTATGAGTTCACTGGGAGCCACCTTTATTGGGGTAGCAGAGGTCTTTATCCTCTTTATCTTCTTCCTCATCTTTACTTTCTTCATGCTATACCACCGCCGGTTGTTCAAGCGCTTTGTGGTAGCCCTCTTTCCAAAAGAAGAACTGCCCAAGGTAGAGGAAGTACTGGTAAGTGCCCGCAGCATGATCAACAGATATATTATCGGGCTGCTGACTGAAATGTTTATCCTGATCATCTTATTGCTTTCTACCCTGGCCATATTAGGGATCAAATATGCCCTGCTGATCAGTGTAATGGCAGCACTGTTGAACGTAATACCCTATCTGGGTATTTATACAGCGATGGCCATCAGCATGTTCATCACTTTTGCCAATGGGGAACCTTCACAGGCGTTAACTGTTGGTATTGTTTTTATCGTGGCGCATTTCCTGGATGCAAATGTTATTCTGCCCCGTGTGGTAGGTGGTAATGTAAAGCTCAATCCCCTCATCACTATTATCGCCGTACTCACCGGCAAGCTGATTTGGGGCATACCGGGTATGTTCCTGTTTATACCCCTGGCGGCCATTATCCGGATTATCAGTGAAAAGGTGGAATCATTGCAACCATGGGCAATTTTGATGGGAGAGGAAAAATAA
- a CDS encoding DinB family protein, translating into MKEMTTTVATETFMTPAQLLKHWQLHRNLTRKTINAFPEDKLFSYSVGGMRPFAELAMEFIGMAVPTLTGIITEKWEKFKHDEAPDTKQALLELWDEQTEIIDTLWPKISAERFNDVVLAFGQWEMPVYLLVMYVVDNEIHHRAQGYVYLRSLGIEPPFFWDRE; encoded by the coding sequence ATGAAAGAAATGACCACCACTGTAGCTACGGAAACATTTATGACCCCGGCTCAACTGCTGAAACACTGGCAGTTGCACCGTAACCTGACCCGTAAAACGATCAATGCATTCCCGGAAGATAAACTCTTTAGTTATTCTGTAGGTGGCATGCGTCCTTTTGCTGAACTGGCAATGGAATTCATAGGTATGGCCGTACCTACCCTGACAGGGATTATCACTGAAAAATGGGAAAAATTCAAGCATGATGAAGCTCCTGATACCAAACAGGCATTGCTGGAATTGTGGGATGAGCAGACGGAAATTATTGACACCTTATGGCCAAAAATTTCTGCTGAAAGATTCAATGATGTTGTATTAGCCTTCGGTCAATGGGAAATGCCGGTATACCTGTTGGTAATGTATGTGGTTGATAATGAAATACATCATCGCGCTCAAGGCTATGTGTACCTGCGTTCACTGGGTATTGAACCACCTTTCTTCTGGGACAGAGAGTAG
- a CDS encoding AraC family ligand binding domain-containing protein, translating to MKKDIERHVFNSLKEQYLFQDLPTDLIDDQTDFTIHNIRDIHPVLPYTSIVYRVNFFSFVFVKSGTGRYTTDEQIYTTQPGTIYFTNPGHFKSFEWQELDEVYLKLFSIKKPLPYSRRFLSDFRMGCILLLSVPEERWFNTQ from the coding sequence ATGAAAAAGGATATAGAAAGGCATGTTTTTAACTCCTTAAAAGAACAATACCTTTTTCAGGATTTGCCCACCGATCTTATTGATGATCAAACCGACTTTACGATTCATAATATCAGGGACATACATCCGGTATTGCCCTATACTTCTATTGTATACCGTGTCAATTTCTTCTCTTTTGTATTTGTAAAGAGTGGAACGGGCCGTTATACAACAGATGAGCAGATATACACTACCCAGCCGGGTACCATTTACTTCACCAATCCGGGGCATTTTAAGTCCTTCGAATGGCAGGAGCTGGATGAGGTGTATCTCAAACTATTTTCAATAAAAAAGCCCCTGCCATACAGCAGGCGCTTCTTATCAGATTTTAGAATGGGGTGTATACTACTACTCTCTGTCCCAGAAGAAAGGTGGTTCAATACCCAGTGA
- a CDS encoding DUF1877 family protein yields MGQSATLFLVDRNEFSKIGDDPEYPVANIAREKTTFEKSFEGLLFLISKGSRPEDISIVRQIFYPEAYVGEEIDFENIDIDELPDDFDFDRQPLYFNDPATVVEIADLLSAIEPGNIIALFDHAELNEHDIEPGQVWTDDEKEGVTFNAQHMATELMALKAIYEKAKEQDAYIVSYVD; encoded by the coding sequence ATGGGACAAAGTGCTACACTATTTCTCGTAGACAGGAACGAATTTTCCAAAATAGGAGACGATCCTGAATACCCAGTGGCCAACATAGCCAGGGAAAAAACAACTTTTGAGAAATCCTTCGAAGGATTATTATTTTTGATTTCCAAAGGTAGCAGACCTGAGGACATCTCTATCGTAAGGCAGATCTTTTACCCTGAAGCATATGTAGGAGAGGAGATCGACTTTGAAAATATCGATATCGACGAACTCCCTGACGATTTTGACTTCGACAGGCAACCGTTATATTTCAATGATCCGGCTACCGTGGTAGAGATTGCAGACCTGCTGTCAGCTATCGAACCAGGCAACATTATTGCGCTGTTTGACCATGCAGAGCTGAATGAACATGACATAGAACCTGGCCAGGTATGGACAGACGATGAAAAAGAAGGCGTAACATTCAATGCCCAGCATATGGCTACAGAATTGATGGCGCTGAAAGCTATCTATGAAAAGGCAAAGGAGCAGGATGCTTATATCGTGAGCTACGTGGACTAA
- a CDS encoding alpha-L-fucosidase, with amino-acid sequence MKKFIGGTSLAFAMLMLGPSCSNAQVSAPAPYGVLPSAPQVEWQAMDMYAFVHFTVNTFTNKEWGYGDEDEKIFNPTNFDADQIVSSIKAAGLTGLILTCKHHDGFCLWPTKTTFHNITKSPWKNGQGDMVKEFADACKKQGIKFGVYLSPWDRNNAAYGTQEYVRIYRAQMKELLTNYGPVFEIWHDGANGGDGYYGGARKEVKIDRYTYYNWPETWRQEKEQQPNAVIMSDVGPDVRWVGTETGFSGDPCWATYTPIGDKDSAVASPGQVLYELGLNGTRNGKQWMPAETNFSIRPGWFYHATEDGKVKTPEDLLNHYFASVGHGTTMLLNVPPDQRGLVNEIDVASLKGFGDIIKEMYKVNFAAGATVQASDVRSEDKAYAAENVLDNDPYTYWGTKDGVNTGELVLNLAGTKTFNVIRLRENIKLGQRIDDWAVDVWENNQWTELKKGTAIGYCRLIRSERTVTTDKVRIRITKGAASICLSDVALFKAPEVKVATTNKNTIVDKTQWKSPNTKFSAAIDGDATSAVQMEMSTFKKIAPKGVIVDMQFPLKMIGFNYLPLKDKGLVDKYKIYTSEDGKTWELQKEGEFSNIKANPIEQRIDLEKPVTARYFRFEPLHVLPAKDGKQYVGIAEIGIIK; translated from the coding sequence ATGAAGAAATTTATAGGCGGCACAAGTCTGGCATTTGCCATGCTGATGCTCGGGCCCAGCTGTAGCAACGCACAGGTAAGTGCACCTGCACCTTACGGCGTATTGCCTTCCGCACCACAGGTGGAATGGCAGGCTATGGATATGTACGCGTTTGTACATTTCACTGTTAATACTTTCACTAACAAGGAATGGGGGTATGGCGACGAAGATGAGAAAATATTTAATCCTACCAACTTCGATGCCGATCAGATCGTATCGAGCATTAAGGCCGCAGGACTGACAGGTTTGATCCTGACCTGTAAGCACCACGATGGTTTTTGCCTCTGGCCAACCAAAACCACTTTTCACAACATTACTAAAAGCCCATGGAAGAATGGCCAGGGCGATATGGTAAAAGAATTTGCAGATGCCTGTAAAAAACAGGGGATCAAATTTGGCGTATACCTCTCTCCATGGGACAGGAACAATGCTGCTTACGGCACTCAGGAGTATGTACGCATCTATCGCGCACAGATGAAAGAATTGCTGACCAACTATGGTCCGGTATTCGAGATCTGGCATGATGGCGCAAATGGTGGCGATGGTTATTATGGTGGTGCACGTAAAGAAGTAAAGATCGATCGTTACACGTATTATAACTGGCCTGAAACCTGGAGACAGGAAAAAGAGCAGCAGCCAAATGCAGTGATCATGAGCGATGTAGGACCGGATGTACGCTGGGTAGGTACCGAAACCGGTTTCTCCGGCGACCCTTGCTGGGCTACTTACACCCCCATCGGTGATAAGGATTCAGCGGTGGCATCACCGGGACAGGTATTGTATGAACTGGGGCTGAATGGTACCCGGAATGGTAAACAATGGATGCCGGCAGAAACAAACTTCTCCATCCGGCCAGGATGGTTTTACCATGCTACTGAGGATGGCAAAGTGAAAACACCGGAGGATCTGCTGAACCATTACTTCGCTTCAGTAGGTCATGGTACTACCATGTTGCTGAACGTACCTCCTGATCAACGAGGTCTGGTAAATGAAATTGACGTTGCTTCGCTGAAAGGCTTTGGCGATATCATCAAAGAAATGTACAAGGTTAACTTCGCGGCAGGCGCAACAGTGCAGGCCAGTGATGTAAGAAGCGAGGATAAGGCATATGCTGCTGAGAATGTACTGGATAATGATCCATACACCTACTGGGGTACCAAAGATGGTGTGAACACCGGTGAGCTGGTACTGAACCTGGCAGGTACAAAAACATTCAACGTCATCCGTCTCCGTGAGAACATTAAATTAGGTCAGCGTATAGACGACTGGGCAGTAGATGTTTGGGAAAATAACCAGTGGACAGAACTGAAGAAAGGTACAGCAATTGGTTATTGCCGCCTGATCCGTAGTGAGCGTACGGTAACGACCGATAAGGTAAGGATCCGTATCACAAAGGGTGCTGCGAGTATCTGTCTCAGTGATGTAGCCCTGTTCAAAGCCCCTGAGGTAAAGGTAGCCACTACAAACAAAAATACCATTGTCGATAAAACACAATGGAAATCACCGAATACGAAGTTCTCTGCCGCTATTGACGGGGATGCAACGAGTGCTGTACAGATGGAAATGTCTACCTTTAAGAAGATTGCTCCTAAAGGCGTGATCGTAGATATGCAGTTTCCACTGAAGATGATCGGCTTTAACTACCTGCCGTTAAAAGATAAAGGCCTGGTAGACAAGTATAAGATCTACACCAGTGAGGATGGTAAGACCTGGGAATTGCAGAAAGAAGGGGAGTTCTCTAATATTAAAGCTAACCCGATCGAACAAAGGATTGACCTGGAAAAACCAGTCACCGCAAGATACTTCCGGTTTGAGCCATTACATGTACTGCCAGCTAAAGATGGCAAACAATATGTAGGAATCGCCGAAATAGGCATAATAAAATAG